The genomic segment ggtttttgaaaaaatcgtggctattagcgacggtttttgagaaaaccgtcgctatttgggacggatttttacaaaccgtcgctaacttgagtttgaatttaggagaagggtaaaattggaaaaatatgaggtattaagagtgggaTAATTTATCACACCTAAATTGTCAGTATTATTTGTCCAACAAATAGTAGCTACAGTGCGGGCTTTTCAATTTTATCACGGGCCCTCGTATTTCCTAAAAATCCAACCAAACGGGTGATTAGCCGGGATAAAATAATCTATCCCGACTAATCACCCGAACCAAACGCAGCCTTATGATACTTTTTTAAAGATACATGTTTTTTTCCCAAGCGTCCCTGGTCCAATGAAAAAaaactataatattttttagaGGTTGCGACCATTCTTTGATTGATTAGgatcgatatatatatatatttttggaaGTTTTTGCATTTTATTTGTGAACTAGTAATAGTTAAAATGTGTCTCTTGACCAATTGATTGTTGGTTGATATCGACTTAGTTTCTGGTTGCTGCTATAGCTTATTAGGTGATTCAATTtaatttgatttgctattcggTTTTACTTTAAAATCAATTTCAGGGATAGAAACTGTCTTTTTCAGATGGTTTGAAGATGATTTTTCCAGTGCAACAACTGGGACTGTACCATACAATTGAGAGAACTAGACAATGTGAGGAGGAAAATGGAAAATGTTGACAATATGTTGTCTGTCGGCACTTTTTGTGTGCCCCTTGCATTGCTTTGGCCATAACCGTGCCGTCACTTTTTGTGTGCCCCTTGCGTTGCTTATTTGCTTTGGCCATAACCGTGCTGCGGCTTTCGGTCTAAGCTTATATAATTATGGGGGTTTATGTGAATTGCTCATAAAGTTAGCATCATAGTACAATATAGAAAACGTCATCGTCATGTTTTTGACAATCATCTCTCTCGatatgttataatttttataattgatAAAGTAACATCCGATGTCAAATACATATGGTGTGTTTGATTGAAtagattaaataaggatagattaatagtcacaTATTTATCGTTaatatgttttaataatcattttgacccgatttaagatccaattttattaataaaatagttatccataaaattagatcttaaacctgaggtcaaaatgattattaaaacaacttaaaattttaacgataaatatttgactattaatctatccttatttaattcactcaaccaaacacacccatAATGTATAGAGAGCTGACTGCAAATAATCCATGAGTAGGTCTCCTGTGAgatggtttcacgaatctttatctgtgagacgggtcaacgctaccgatattcacaataaaaagtaatactcttagtataaaaaataatatttttttatggatgaccaaataagatatacgtctcacaaaatacgactcatgagaccgtttcacacaagtttttgtttttgtttttttaaattaatcctCTATAAgttcattatttaattttcgaTTAAGTCTCTCGTGAGATGATTGAGTTTGTCTATATttacaattttaaaaaatatattttatttttgatataaaaaaaatactttttcaTCTGTAGGTTGTTTTGATTCTGAAATAAAATATGTGTAATTTTATATAGTTGAAATTAAACTTGAAAACAAGCCTTTTCGATAAAAATAAATAGAGaacaaataaaacaaaaacacgGCTCTGTGAATTTCATTAATTTTCTTTGGCTGATACAAATATATGCGCTACTAAAAGTTGGCATGAACTGGAAGAATGGTAGACACCACATTGCTTTGTCTGTTTTTGTATTCTGTTGATCGATTACCAACAAATATGAAATAGGTGTCGGGGAATGTGGGTTTATTCTATCCTATCCATGTGGGCATTGTCTCTGTGATAGGATGAATGACCAAGATTTGCTCATGTATATATAAgacccattttttttttaaattgtatgTGTGGCAAGATCTTACCTATTGAAATGAAGTGAGGATAATACTCAAATAGATAGGATCTCATCTACCGAGAATGTTGATATCAATTTTTTTGGTAGATAATATGTGTATATATGCCACCTCATGGCATACTTTGTTAGTTGGGATTCGATGAGGTATTAAATTTAtagtattattttatttcaaacggAAGAAGCTAGACAAATACATTTAATAACTCATCCAACACGTCTGTATattcattaatttattttaattacaaagaGTTGACATGTATCTAAATACACTGGTGAGAACTTTCCACCGATCGTGCCGAGTTTTCTCTGTATCAATGAGATGACACTCAACTATTGtgtatataattttgacatactttgatttaaaattttcagaaaactatataatgattttttttatatttatatttgattaattgtttttataaatatagCATGTGAATCGATTGGGCTGAttctttttatcttttttttttttttttcctttttgctTCTTTTTGGGCTGTTTCTCATTCGAAGAAACAATGGTTCGAGACAAATGTAATCAACATGAAGAATcaggtgtttttgtatttggaAGATAAATATACTTGAagatgttatttttttttaaatatagttGATCgaagttaaaaaataatatatcccATGTGATTCGGGATTTATTAAAACTAAATTGTATGATTTTATGAGCAtgtgttatttatttttgtttgctTGAATTTTGAGTTGTTATAGTGAACATACGAATTAAATttctaaataattttttaatctaTAAATTCTTTACTTTATTGGAGGGAAAATGAAGAAGAATATTTTAGTTATATTCAtctatattataattttaaaatgagtaacattaaataaatatatgggTTACCAAACGTAGTTTGCATAAcattatattttgatatttcCGTAAACAAAGAAAGTGTAACTTAATTTTTCTCCAAATTTAATATTGAGTTCTTTtcctaaataaaataaaaaataagtaaaaattttacaataaatagagtatttcattttaatttctaattttcaaaattcatgaaaacatataattaaattaattttttaaaggttaattcttaataaaataatacaaatatAATAGAATACCAagatattaaaagaaaatataaaacAGATGATAATTTagaaaaataaaggaaaaaaaaaagagcccGGGTTTTGATGCCGTTTTGACCCCACTGAAGTGTGGAGGCAGAGCTTCCTGAGTCGAGGAGACAGACAGCGGCAACGGGAGGGGCTACGGTGGAGCGAAGTCATCCCATCTCAATTTAAATTTGTAAGTTGTTCTCAAAGTTGGATCCAAGCTTTTCTAATCGTATAATTGCCGCGTCAGTTCCAAATCTGTTTCATTTCTGGATTTTGTATTTGTAGTTTCTGCGTAATTGTCGTGCTGATTGAATTTGAAGGTAGACTACTTTTTAGGTCGTAAGCATTCTTGCTGCTGTAATTTTTGTCTCTATGTCTTTTCCACATTTTTGTTACTTGTTATTTTAAGTGCGATTTACCCTGCTCGATGTTTGGCTTTAGGGTTTTGTTTATATGCGATTTTTTACAAAATCTTAACAATTTTAGTTTAATTTCTTATAGAgattttttcatatatattttctggtgaaaaaattccataattctAGGCGATTGATCTTCAGCTTGATCATTTCCTGCAAGTTCAGCCTCACAGTTAACACTCATAATGTTTTCATATGGACGAAGTTGgtttcttttattttctttttcttttttgctCTTAAATCTCTTTAGGTTTTAACTTCTGGTGATGTCAGTTCAATTAAGTGGTTTCCTTTGATTTTCAGATACAGCTAGCTATGTCAGCAAATAGCGGTAACCCACCAAAGAATGTTGGAGCTTCACCTCCCTTTATGAATTCTTTTCCCGTGAATCCATCTGGTCAGCAACAAGTGTCACCAGGCTTTCCAGGTCAGTTTCAGCTGTCCCAGCTTTCTGCAACTCAGATCCAAGCCATTGCTCAGGCCCAGTCAAAGGCTCAGGCCCAAGCAGCTCACGCGCAATTCCAAGCCCAGTTGCAAGCTGCTCAGGGCATTGCATTTAACCAGGCTCATGCTGGAGGGATTTCAAACATGGGCTCACCATCACCTTCTATTTCGGGAGCTGGAAGTGCCGGTGCCAAATGGTTTTCCCAAAAACCACCTGTGCGACCAACCTTCTCCCCCCCGACTTACTCGCCCTCTCCTATGAGGCCAATggatgctgctgctgctgctgctcgCAAGAAAAAGCAGAAGCTCCCTGAGAAACAGTTACAAGAAAGAGTTGCAGCCATTTTACCTGAATCGGCTCTTTACACTCAACTCTTGGAGTTTGAGTCTCGTGTGGATGCTGCTTTGACAAGGAAGAAAATTGATATCCAAGAGGCTCTCAAGACCCCTCCCTGTATTCAGAAAATGCTCCGTATTTATGTGTTTAACACTTATGCCAATCAGATTCGCACAATTCCAAAGAAGCCAAATGCGGAGTCACCTACGTGGACCCTTAATATAGTAGGGAGGATTGTGGAGGAGGGAATGGATCCTGAACAAACTGCCCTCATGCAACCCAGCCCTGTGAATCCAAAGTTCTCTTCATTTTTTAAAAGAGTTACTATCACATTAGACCAGAAACTATATCCTGACAATCATTTAATCATATGGGACAGCGCTAGATCACCTGCTCCTCACGAAGGCTTCGAAGTCAAAAGAAAAGGGGACCAAGAATTTACTGCGAGCATACGGCTAGAGATAAATTATGTGCCTGAGAAGTATAAGCTAGCACCAGCACTTGTTGATGTCTTAGGTATTGAGGTTGATACCCGCGCAAGAATAATGGCTGCAGTCTGGCACTATGTTAAGGCTAGAAAATTGCAGTGCCCAGATGACCCATCTTCTTTCAATTGTGATCCACCCCTTCGGAAAGTATTTGGCGAAACCAGGACCAAGTTCACTACGGTTGCGCAAAGAATTACACAGCACCTTTTTCCTCCACAGCCCATACATTTAGAGCACAGAATAAAACTGTCAGGAAATACTCCTGTTGGGACTGCATGTTATGATGTGCTAGTTGATGTACCCTTCCCAATTCAGAGAGAATTGCATGCTTTATTAGCCAATACCGAAAAAACCAAAGAGATTGATGGCTGTGATGAAGCAATTTGTGCTGCTATAAGAAAGATCCATGAGCACCGGCGAAGACGAGCATTTTTTCTTGGATTTAGCCAGTCTCCGATTGAGTTTATTAATAAACTTATTGATTCTCAAAACAGGGATCTTAAGCTTGTTACTGGTGAAGCAAGTCGCAATGCAGAAAAAGAGCGTGGATCAGATTTCTACAGCCAACCTTGGTATGTGAATATTAGATCTATGTTCTTGTTAACTGCTATACGTCTACAGCTCTTTGCTTGGTGTTTCTTGCATATGACAAATGATCTAGAAACACATGTAGTTTCCACTGCTGTGACAATTTGAAAGCGTGATGTACCTGAATTACTTTGCTTGTTACAGAAGACAATATGACCTCTTTATCAATTTCTAGGCCAAAATATTCATTTATATTTATGAGATTGGATGAGAAATGGAATGTTTTGCAACTTTGACAGGGTTGAAGATGCTGTCATTCGGTACTTGAACCGAAAGCCACCAGCAGACGTTCCCGCAAGCACTTGAACTGGAATGAATTAATTCCGAGGATGGCTAGAAACTAATATGCATCTGGTAGCTAATTGTCTTGTTGGGTCTATTACGAGTGATCTCTTGAGGAGAAGGTCCTGTGGACTAGAAAGTTTCACCTATTGGTGCTCGAATAATCCATGGTAATTTCAA from the Primulina eburnea isolate SZY01 chromosome 3, ASM2296580v1, whole genome shotgun sequence genome contains:
- the LOC140826549 gene encoding SWI/SNF complex component SNF12 homolog, with the protein product MSANSGNPPKNVGASPPFMNSFPVNPSGQQQVSPGFPGQFQLSQLSATQIQAIAQAQSKAQAQAAHAQFQAQLQAAQGIAFNQAHAGGISNMGSPSPSISGAGSAGAKWFSQKPPVRPTFSPPTYSPSPMRPMDAAAAAARKKKQKLPEKQLQERVAAILPESALYTQLLEFESRVDAALTRKKIDIQEALKTPPCIQKMLRIYVFNTYANQIRTIPKKPNAESPTWTLNIVGRIVEEGMDPEQTALMQPSPVNPKFSSFFKRVTITLDQKLYPDNHLIIWDSARSPAPHEGFEVKRKGDQEFTASIRLEINYVPEKYKLAPALVDVLGIEVDTRARIMAAVWHYVKARKLQCPDDPSSFNCDPPLRKVFGETRTKFTTVAQRITQHLFPPQPIHLEHRIKLSGNTPVGTACYDVLVDVPFPIQRELHALLANTEKTKEIDGCDEAICAAIRKIHEHRRRRAFFLGFSQSPIEFINKLIDSQNRDLKLVTGEASRNAEKERGSDFYSQPWVEDAVIRYLNRKPPADVPAST